From a single Apium graveolens cultivar Ventura unplaced genomic scaffold, ASM990537v1 ctg5284, whole genome shotgun sequence genomic region:
- the LOC141702573 gene encoding protein FAR1-RELATED SEQUENCE 5-like: MGSSCGDSSHISLLVGDYVSNGGNSLSESEIFVSRFNISHGGHKYYIPKYSGDISKPEVNQSFDSSEKEQVGGYGNIGASVHDFQNFNRDLRCYVGEADAQILLEKFKVLHETCESFYYAYDVDCEGYLTNLFWADATARRNYELNGDVVSFDATFNTNRYNMIFAPFTGVDKHDLCCHAMKAAVPEVFKATNEYPATKHRLCMWHIIQKSPLKLGNRLCKETDFMEKMKKFIWSSTIEPDEFESGWLSVMKEFKLEWNKWLGKMYSLRKSWIPAYF, from the exons GTTCCAGTTGCGGTGATTCGTCTCATATTAGCCTTTTAGTAGGTGATTATGTATCTAATGGCGGTAACAGTTTATCTGAAAGTGAGATTTTTGTTTCGCGTTTTAATATTTCACATGGTGGTCATAAGTATTACATTCCAAAGTATAGTGGTGATATTTCTAAACCAGAGGTTAATCAGAGTTTTGATAGTTCGGAAAAG GAACAGGTTGGTGGTTATGGCAATATTGGTGCTTCGGTacatgattttcagaattttaatagAGATTTAAGGTGTTATGTTGGTGAGGCTGATGCACAGATATTGCTGGAAAAGTTTAAAGTTTTACATGAGACATGTGAATCATTTTATTATGCATATGATGTTGATTGTGAGGGTTATTTAACGAATCTTTTTTGGGCTGATGCTACTGCTAGAAGAAATTATGAATTAAATGGAGATGTTGTATCCTTTGATGCTACATTTAATACAAATCG GTATAACATGATCTTTGCTCCTTTTACCGGTGTGGATAAACATGATCTATGT TGTCATGCAATGAAAGCTGCTGTTCCTGAAGTTTTTAAAGCAACCAATGAATATCCTGCCACTAAGCATCGTTTATGCATGTGGCATATAATCCAGAAATCCCCTCTTAAG CTTGGCAATCGATTGTGTAAGGAAACTGACTTTatggagaagatgaagaaatttatCTGGTCTTCAACTATTGAGCCTGATGAGTTTGAATCAGGGTGGTTATCAGTTATGAAAGAGTTTAAACTTGAATGGAACAAGTGGTTAGGAAAAATGTATTCGCTTAGAAAGTCTTGGATTCCTGCGTATTTTTGA